A genomic segment from Clostridium pasteurianum BC1 encodes:
- a CDS encoding MFS transporter: MKFSKEHKLFLASNTIVAFSMAISSTFFNIFVYRYTSSSIEMMILFNAIKYLTVPGVFVIGSYLTKRISLIRIFGISMLIYMFMLIAAITLSSYKVIDYVPFVLLIGILWGMGDGLYWMSFNSLQQILMKGKIRTRFIAIYSSLSGAASIAAPTFSTMSIGLFGTKGYLFIFSTILVYYIIAFILVLKINLPKDENINIDFFNKVEHKKYTKLKFNFVLNTVVGFREGVGISFLSLMYINAFNNDDIFYGSFTTVIAILLVFSNYAAGRIYHSKHKNIFFIISSSMLVIASCFFGIVNSKLSAVAYGIIYNLIFPMYYIPITVLSFSIIDYCSKTRGEIYVNMTARETGINFGRLIAMLTTLLCVNLFHNGLNFAFTVTNLAIIIVLLLCYTYQ, encoded by the coding sequence ATGAAATTTAGTAAGGAACACAAATTATTTCTTGCTTCCAACACAATTGTAGCTTTTTCAATGGCTATTTCATCAACTTTTTTTAATATATTTGTATATAGGTATACTTCAAGTTCCATAGAAATGATGATATTGTTCAATGCTATAAAGTATTTAACTGTACCAGGTGTCTTTGTAATAGGATCTTACTTAACTAAAAGAATAAGTTTGATAAGAATTTTTGGTATAAGCATGTTAATATATATGTTTATGCTCATAGCTGCTATCACTTTAAGCTCATATAAAGTTATAGATTATGTACCTTTTGTTTTACTAATAGGAATATTGTGGGGAATGGGAGATGGACTTTATTGGATGTCCTTTAATTCACTTCAGCAGATTCTAATGAAGGGAAAAATAAGGACAAGATTCATAGCAATATATTCAAGTTTGAGTGGTGCAGCTTCTATTGCAGCACCAACCTTCTCTACAATGTCTATTGGCTTGTTTGGCACAAAAGGATACCTATTTATTTTTAGTACAATATTGGTTTACTACATAATAGCCTTTATTCTTGTGTTAAAAATTAATTTGCCGAAGGACGAAAATATTAATATTGACTTTTTTAATAAAGTCGAACACAAAAAATATACAAAATTAAAGTTCAATTTTGTATTAAATACGGTGGTTGGTTTTAGAGAAGGTGTTGGTATTTCTTTTTTAAGTCTTATGTATATAAATGCTTTTAATAATGATGATATTTTTTATGGCTCATTTACAACTGTTATAGCAATACTTTTAGTATTTTCTAATTATGCTGCTGGTAGAATATATCATAGTAAGCATAAAAATATTTTTTTTATAATTTCATCTTCTATGCTGGTTATAGCTTCCTGTTTTTTTGGAATTGTAAATTCAAAGCTGTCAGCAGTGGCCTACGGGATAATTTATAATCTGATATTTCCCATGTATTATATACCAATAACAGTATTGTCATTTAGTATTATTGATTACTGTTCAAAAACAAGAGGCGAAATATATGTAAATATGACCGCCAGAGAAACTGGAATAAATTTTGGAAGGTTGATAGCAATGTTGACAACTCTCCTTTGTGTTAATTTATTTCACAACGGATTGAATTTTGCTTTTACAGTAACAAATTTAGCTATAATAATAGTATTATTGCTATGCTATACTTATCAATGA